A region of the Borrelia coriaceae genome:
TGCTAGTGATTATGCTATTGAGGTTAAAAATGCAGCAATTAGTGCAGTAAATAAGGCACTAGATACACTCACAATAGCAATAAGAAAGACCATTGATTCAGGCCTTAAGACTGTTAAAGAAGCAATGAAAATTAATTATAGTGATACTCCTGTCACTATTGAAGCTGGTGAGGTTAAGTAAATAATAAATAGAATAAGAAAACTAAATAATAAAGTCATTAAAAAAGGGAAATACTGTTCCGTGTGAGAGTAGTTTTTTCCTTTTTTTGTGTGTAGCCTCTTTAGTTAAAGGATAGGGTAAAGAAAGAGGCACGTAATATATGAATATAAATATTAAAAATATTAGATTAAAAAGTATTTGTGCAACATTATTTATCTCTTTGTTCCTTTCTTGTAATAATGGAATAGAAGAACTTCAAAAACAAAATCAGTCTATACTCTCCATATCTAATTTAAGACAAAACTTCTTAGATGTTTTTGCTTCTTTTGGTGAGATGTTTACTGATACTTTAGGAATTAAATCGGATACTAAAAAATCAGAGATTGGAAAGTGTTTCACTAAAATAATAGAGACTATGAAAACAGTTAAAGAGCAATTGACATCTGAAGTTGTTAAGAATGAACACTATTCAAAAGTGAAAAAAGAGGTTGAGAAATTTGTTGAAAAATTAGTAACAATAGAAAAGGGCGCTGAGGAAGCATTTAGTGGTTTTAAAGATTCTACTGGTAAATTAGGAGATATAAAAAAAGCTGCTGATAGTAGCACAGGAGCAGATGCAACTAGTGTAGGGAACTTAGTTAAAGGAATAAGAACTATAGTTGAAGTGGTACTGGAAAAAGAAGGTGATGGAACAAAAGATGTGACTAAAGCTACTTCTAATGACAAGCAAGAAATAGGAAAATTATTTGGGGATAATACTACTAATGGAGGAGCAGAAGCTAAACATATAGCAGCGGCAGGTGCATCTATAGGTGCAGTTACTGGCGCTGATATACTTAAAGCTATAGCTAATTCTAGTAGTGATAAAGTAGATGTTAAAGCAAAAGAGGCCAAAGATGCAGCAGGGCTTGCAATGGCTAAATGTGATTCCGGTGGGACTACTGATTTAGATTCAGCAACAAAAAAAGACGCAGTAATGTCAGCTGGTATTGCTTTAAGAGCTATGGCCAAGGGTGGTAATATTTTTGTAAAGAGTGCTGATTCTGGAAAAGACACTGAAGTTGGGGGAGCTCAGGGTGTAGCAGTAAGTGCAGTAAATAAGACATTAAATACTTTAATAATAGCAATAAGAAATACTGTTGATAATGGTTTAAGAAAGATAAATGATGTTCTTGCTACGGTTAAACAAGAAGATAAATCTGAAGATACTACTAATACAGCAGACATAACAGCTAGTGGACAAAAATAAAGAATTATAAATCATTAAATCATAAAGTCATTTAAGGAAAGCTATTTTCTATATGAGAGTAGTTTTCCTTTTTGTTGTTTCTAGCCTCTTTAGTTAACGGAAGGGAAAAAATGATGCAGGTAATATATGAAAATAAATATTAAAAATATTAAAGTAAAAAGTATTTGTGCAACATTATTTATCTCTTTATTCCTTTCTTGTGGTAGTGGAGCTGTTGCTGAAGAGACTCCTCAGAGTAAATTCTTAAAGTCTTTAGCTGATTTAGGTGATGAATTCTTAAATGTCTTTACTTCCTTTGGGGATTCTATTGGGAATGCATTAGGATTTAGTGCTGTTACATCTGACAATAAGAGAAATATAGTAGGAAAACACTTTGATAAGGTCAAAACAGGATTAGAAAATACTAAGAATCAACTAAGTATTTTATCTGATAAAATATCTAAAACAAAGAATGCTGATACTAAAGATGTTGAAGATGTTACGGTAACAATTAAAAAAGCTATTGATGAAGTAATTTCAAAGCTAATTGACTCTTTGACTAAGCTAACTGAAGTAACTAATGCTGAAATTGATATTGCTGAGGGTGCTGCTGCTGGTGCCAATGAAGATAGCGTGAAATCTGTGATTAAAAATGTAAAAAAAATTGTTGATGTAGCAAATGAAGTAGAAAAGAATTTGGGTATA
Encoded here:
- a CDS encoding variable large family protein, with translation MNINIKNIRLKSICATLFISLFLSCNNGIEELQKQNQSILSISNLRQNFLDVFASFGEMFTDTLGIKSDTKKSEIGKCFTKIIETMKTVKEQLTSEVVKNEHYSKVKKEVEKFVEKLVTIEKGAEEAFSGFKDSTGKLGDIKKAADSSTGADATSVGNLVKGIRTIVEVVLEKEGDGTKDVTKATSNDKQEIGKLFGDNTTNGGAEAKHIAAAGASIGAVTGADILKAIANSSSDKVDVKAKEAKDAAGLAMAKCDSGGTTDLDSATKKDAVMSAGIALRAMAKGGNIFVKSADSGKDTEVGGAQGVAVSAVNKTLNTLIIAIRNTVDNGLRKINDVLATVKQEDKSEDTTNTADITASGQK